In Snodgrassella alvi wkB2, the DNA window GCAGTATTAGCCTGCAGGGCGCCAAACAGAGCATTGGCAGAAGTATCTGAACCGGTGAGGAAAACGCCTACCCAGCCAAGGAATGGTGAGAAAAACGGAAATGCTTTGCCGGTATCAGCCAGCGCCAGAGCAAGTGTGGAGGAAAGACCGGAATAATTAACCACGTATGCAAAAGCCAGTACTAATCCGATAGACAGTACCGGATAGCGTAAGTCGTACAGAGTATGTTTGAATGTGTCGACAGCCAGACGTGGTTTTATTTTTAATAGCAATATGGAAATAATGGCAGCCAGCAGTATGGATGTGCCCACTGCTCCTAACAGATTAAGTTTAAATTCGGCTGCGATAGGGGTGTTTTCCGTTACGATAGGTGCGGTTTTAATCACCAGATTATCAAGCCACGGCCATTGAATTTTAATCAGGCTGAATGAGTTAAACCATTCTTGCAGCGGTTTGATTGTCCAGACTGCAACACAAACGGTCAGAATAATGAAAGGTGACCAGGCCAGGGCAATTTGTTTGGCGCAGTATTCTGAAGTACCGCGTTGTTTTTCAGGCTGCTGCATGCCGCTGAACGTAAATATCTGTTTCGGCTGCCAGACCCGAAGAAACAGTGCCAGACACACCATACTAACCAGGGCAGATGTAACATCCGGCAATTCAGGCCCGACAAAATTGGCTGTGATGAACTGGGTAGCGGCAAAAGAAACACCGGAAACCAGTAAAGCAGGCCATGTCTGACGAATACCGCGCATCCCGTCCATGATGAATATCAGATAAAACGGAATAACGACAGACATCATAGGTAACTGCCGGCCAGCAAGCTGGCCGATATGAAACGGATCAATACCTGATACTTGTCCGCCAACCAGAATCGGAATGCCCAGTGCGCCGAATGCTACTGGTGCGGTATCGGCAATCAGACACAGTCCGGCTGCATATAATGGTTTGAAACCAAGACCTACGAGTAGTGCTGCACTGATGGCAACAGGTGCACCAAATCCGGCTGCACCTTCCAGAAAAGAACCAAAGCAAAAACCAATCAGCAGCAATTGCAAACGCTGATCTTTAGTAATGGACAGAATAGATGAGCGAATGATGTCAAACTGTCCGCTTTTAACCGTAAGATTATAGAGAAAAACTGCGGTAATAATAATCCAGGCAATTGGCCACAGACCATAAAAGAAACCATACAAGGCAGAGGACAGGGCGAGAGCGACCGGCATTTTATATGCGGCAACAGCCACGATAATTGACAGAATCAGCGTAATGGCTCCGGCAACGTGGCCTTTCATGCGCAAAACAGTGAGTGCTGCAAAAAAAAATATAATTGGTAAAAGGGCTGCCAGCAATGTGAGATAAATGCTGTTACCTAATGCCGAGTAACTTTGTACCCATTGGTGCATATATTTCTCCTCAATGTATGAGTCTGTGTGTGATAAGTTGATTGGTATGTGCGTTTTTGAAAATGCTGAGTACTATTAATTTTTTAATGCTAACTAATACATAATGCCTTGCAGGCTGTTACTTTAAAAAATAAAAATGTTAACGTCAATGTTTGTATATTATATTTTAATCTTTGTAATTAAGGCCGATGCGGCTGAATAATTCTTTTTTCTGCTCAATCAGAAGATAAATTTAGAATGATAATATATTAATTATTTATTTTGTTTGATTTTAGTATCTGAGAAAGCAGATTATTTTTGATTATTGCCTTGTTTGATCGGGTAATTTATAACTATATTGTTAATTTTATGTATGCTAGTGATAGCAGAGTTTAATTACTGTCTGTATACTGATACAGCAGAATAATAGATGTACAGTAATTGATTACTGTACGGCAAGAATAATATGAATGTTGTGCTGGCGCAGAAATGCAGCTGTTTGTATACCGATTGTCTTTTATCAGCCAAATTTGGGTCATAAGGAGAATTCCGGCATTGGCAATAATATTGTGTTTGTCACAAAGTTGTCATGTTGGTCTTTTACAATAAGTCAGGGTAATTCCTAACATTAGGGAGAAAGCTGTGTCTGCTTCGTCTGCGGCTTCGTCGTCTGGGGCAATTATGTCTGCATCTAGTAAAACCAGTAAAGTAAGTAAAATTTTATTCCTGCTGATACTAATGGGTGGTCTGGCCTATGCCGGCGTTTGTATTTATCATGATTTGCAGGGAATTCCCACTTCTTCATTGTTGGTATATGCCTTATTAACAGTAGCACTTCTGATTGCGCTGGCGTTTGAGTTTGTGAATGGTTTTCATGACACCGCCAATGCAGTGGCCAGTGTTATCTATACACGTTCGCTTAAACCCAATACTGCGGTAATCTGGTCTGGAACGTTCAATTTTCTCGGGGTGATGCTGTCTACCGGTGCCGTGGCTTATGGTGTGATTTCTTTACTGCCGGTGGAGCTGATTCTGCATATGGGCAGTGATGTTGGCTACGCGATGATTTTTGCTTTGCTCTCAGCAGCCATTATCTGGAATCTGAGCACATGGTGGCTCGGTTTACCGGCTTCCAGCTCGCATACTTTGATTGGTTCAATCATCGGTGTAGGGGTGGCTAATCAGCTGATGTCGGCACATCAGGGAACCAGCGGTGTAAGCTGGAATCAGGTAATTAATGTTGGTGAATCGTTATTATTTTCGCCGTTACTTGGTTTTATTCTGGCTGCTTTGCTGTTAATTCTGTCTAAAAAATTATTGCGTATTCCTGCTTTATATAAAGCACCGGAAAATGATATGCCACCACCCTGGCCAATTCGTCTGCTGCTGATTTTTACCTGTACTACAGTAAGTTTTGCCCATGGCTCAAATGACGGACAAAAGGGTATGGGTCTGATTATGCTGATTCTGATTGGTACCGTGCCCATGGCGTATGCTCTTAACCATACTGTACCCAAGGAAGAATGGGCAAAATTTTCAGCCCATTCAGTGGCTGCACAGAAAACTATACATGATTTGCTGCCAGCGGGCTTCGTGTTGCAACAAGGGACAGATGTGCGGGCACAGGTCACGGCTTTAGTGGAAAATAAACAGGGTACGCCGCAACAACTGGACGCACTGGCACAGTTGGTAGAAATTGTGGCGCATGATGTGAGTAAAAGCGACAGTCTGCGTAATTTACCGCCTGAACAGGTAGGTAATATCCGCAACGATATGTATCTGGTGTCTGAATCAATGACCTTGTTGCAAAAAAATGCCCTGGTTCATCAATACAGTCTTAATCCGATACAGATGGACAGTTTAAAGACATATCACACGTCAATTGATCATGCCACTAAGTATATTCCGGTTTGGGTAAAGGTACTGGTTGCACTGGCACTCGGACTGGGTACACTGGTTGGCTGGAAACGGATTGTGGTAACAGTGGGTGAAAAAATTGGCAAAACCCATTTGTCCTATGCACAGGGTGCTTCTGCGGAACTAGTAACGGCGGCGCTGATTTTTGCTGCCGATCGCTTTGGTCTGCCAGTAAGCACTACACATGTACTGACTTCCGGTATAGCCGGTACGATGGCTGCCAATAAAAGTGGTCTGCAAAAATCCACAATTCGTAATCTGGTGATGGCATGGGTACTTACTCTGCCGGTTTCCATTCTGCTGGCCGGAGGCTTATTTTGGTTTTTTCGGATGATTTTCTGAGTATGTATTACTATTTGTGTTCTGAGTGGTTACAAACTCTGTAATAATTTGCCAAATGCTCTTGCATGGTACGGTATTTCACAGTTTAATGTCGGTTTAGTGGTGGCTGTGCTGGTGCACGTCATAGATACTTGCTTCCTCCCGTTATAACGGGGCATACAAATTGGAAATCGTGTATGAAAAAATTACTGGTATTGTCAGCCATCGTAAGCTTGCTGATAGTTGCCTGCTCGGATGCCGGTACAGCAAATAAAGATGCTGCTTCCAATACTTCCAATAACGGAGTCATGAATCCGACTGACCAGCTTAATATCTATAACTGGTCTGACTATGTTGACCCTGATACAGTAAAAAATTTTGAAAAAGAAAATAATATCAAGGTTCGTTACGATTATTATGATAGTAACGAAACATTGGAAGCCAAAATTCTGATTGGTCGTTCCGGCTATGATCTGGTTGTACCATCCATTGCCAATGTCGGTCGGGAAATTAAAGCTGGTGCTTACCGGCCGGTAGATAAAAGCCAGCTGTCCTATTACAATAATATCGACCCGAATCTGTTGAAAATGATGGATAAGGTAGATCCGGGTAATAAATATGCAGTGCCTTATTTCTGGGGTATTAATACTATCGGTATCAATACCGCTATGGTAGAGAAAGCACTTGATGGCAAATTACCGGATAATCTCTGGGATCTGGTATTTAATCCGGAATATACACATAAACTGAAAAATTGCGGTATTTCTCTGTTTGACAGCCCTACAGAGCTGTATCCGCTGGCTTTGCATTATTTAGGTAAAGACCCGAACAGCAGTGAACCGGATGATATCCGTGCTGCAACCAATCTGATTAAATCCGTACGTAATGATGTGAAACGTTTTAGCTCATCAGGCTATATTGATGATATGGCTCGCGGTGATCTGTGTGTGGCTACCGGTTACGGTGGTGATTTAAACATCGCTAAAAAACGTGCTGAGGATGCTAAAAGTGGCGTGCATTTACAGGTGCTGGCACCGAAAGAAGGGGTTGGAATCTGGGTTGATTCGTTTATGATTCCTAAAGATGCCCAGAATGTAGCCAATGCTCTGAAATACATCAATTACACACTCGAACCTAAAGTTGCCGCGAAAAATGGTAATTATGTGACTTTTGCACCTGCCAGTAAACCGGCACGGGCACTGATGAGAAGTGAAATTAGTAGCGATCCCAGCATATTTCCTACTCAGGAAGTACTGGATAAGAGTTTTATCGTATCACCGAAATCACAGGATGCTGTGCGTCTGGCTGTGCGCCTGTTCCAGCAGGTAAAAGCAGGGCAGTAGCTGTTTGATATTCGCGCACGCAGGTTTCAATAAAAAACGAATCGTTCCGGTTCGTTTTTTATTTAGGATGATTAGTTTATCTTGGAGAATCATCGGAACATAACACTCTTTGTAAGGGTGTAGTATGCTTGTAATGGCAGAATCGTTATAGATATTAGCTGTCAGAATATGGGTAAACACTTATAATCAGAGGCTACAGCACCAGTTCTGATTGTTGAAGGTCAGACAAAATTTGAGAGTGAATATCAGCATATTTTCATATAGCAGATAGTAAATCAATGAAATTATCAGTCATTATCGGAAGTAATGGTTTTTTATTCATTTAAAATAAAAGTTTGTTCTGAGATTTACACGCTTAATCTTTAATCTGACTGGCTGCTCACGGTCGGATAAAAAGTGTAAAGGGCAGCAGCGTTAGCAGAATAAAGGTTTTAAAGTTTTAAATGGGATGGTTATGAAAATTTTAATTTGTAATGATGACGGTTATTTATCAGATGGGATTGCTTTACTGGCACAGGTAGCATCTAAATTTGCTGAAATAAGAGTTGTTGCGCCGGAAAGTGATCAGAGCGGCGTAAGCAATTCATTTACTCTGAACCGGCCTCTGTCGATTAAAAAAGCCGCAAACGGATTTTATTATGTTAATGGCACACCAACCGACTGTATCCATGTAGCTATGCATACCATGACTGACTTTAAACCTGATTTGGTTTTGTCCGGTATTAATCATGGTGCCAATATGGGTGATGATGTGCTGTATTCCGGCACAGTGGCTGCGGCTACTGAAGCTTTTCTGATGGGTATACCTGCACTGGCATTTTCAATTAATGATCGCAGCGGTGAGTATTGGGCAACGGCTGAAAAAGCCGTCATGACTATTCTGGAAAAAGTATGTGTACATCCGCCGGTTGAACCGGTTTTATGGAATGTTAATATTCCTGCTGTAAAAGCAGAATCAGTGCAGGGCTATCGTGTGGCTAAACTGGGGCGCCGACACCATGACCAGTGTATTGTGCCGTATAGCAGTCCTCGCGGCGAAACCCTGTATTGGATTGGTGGCGTAGGTGCCGCTGATACCCGCTGGCAGGAAACTGATTTTAGTGATAACGAAGCAGGTTTTATTACCATTACGCCATTATCGCTGGACTTAACTAATTATCAGCAAATGGGTGCAGTCAGTACATTTTTACACGACATACAATGGTGACAGAAGTGGGACAGGGCGTAAGCTGGACCGGATATGAATTCCGGCGTGCACGAATGGTAGAACGGCTGAAACAGATGGGTATTACCCGTGCTGAAGTATTGGCTGCTATGTCTGCTGTGCCACGGCATGTATTCGTTGAAGAAGCTTTGCGCTCTCATGCTTATGATGATATGTCTCTGCCGCTGGGTTTAGGGCAAACTATTTCCCAGCCATATACGGTCGCAGTCATGACGCAGTTATTGTTTGCCAGACGGCCAATACAAAATAATCTGCGGATACTGGAAATCGGTACCGGTTGCGGTTATCAGACAGCTATTTTACAGGCACTGGGTTTACGTGAAATTTACTCAATAGAGCGTTTGCGTCCGTTACATGAGCGTGCCAAACAGAATTTACGTGCAGTACGTTTACTGGCTCATGCACGGCTGGTCTGTGGAGATGGTTATCTGGGTTTGCCGCAGGAAGCACCTTTTGATGGCATTATACTGACAGCTGCGCCGAAAGAGGTGCCTTTGCCTTTATTACAGCAACTTTCAATTGGTGGGCGTATGGTTTTACCTCTGGATGAAGGCGGGGTGCAGTTTTTATGGGTAATCGACAAAACTGCTGAAGGTTTTCAGGAAACCTGTGTGCAACAGACTTTATTTGTACCATTGGTAAATGATAATTAAACCAAAAGCATTCTGTCATTTTATTTTGCCGGTTTACATAACCACTTGAATCCAGGCATAGATACAATGCCTGTCAAACTGACTGATCCCCTTTACTGTCAGAAGAGCCTGAAAGAGTAAACGGGATCACAGTATCAAATAACTGAACACCATTAAATGTATAAAAATAGCTAACGTTATGAAATAACGAATAAATAATATGGGTTATAACCAAACCGGTTGCTACTGTGCATTGCTTGATGAAAAACTCAGTAAATAGCGTAAAATAATCTTGTCTTAATATTTTTTAATGAAAAAAATAATGATAGCAAAGAGTTATTGCTAAACAATACAGAAAAAGCTGGAAAAATTCTTTGGCTCCTTCCGGCTTAATCTGAATAGTACTGATTCACTATGTTATATAAAGTGATTTGGCTGTCAGAAACAGGTAAATCACAGTAATCTGGGAAAATAACTATGAAAGTAGCAGTATTCGTTGAACCCAGAAAAGTAGCTATACGGGAAATGGAAAAGCCGGTTATTCAGAAATCTACTGATGCCATTATTCGCATTGTTCGTGCCTGTGTTTGCGGTTCTGATTTATGGTGGTATCGCGGAATCAGTACCTGTGAGCCGGAACGAATTGTCGGCCATGAAGCTATTGGTGTTGTTGAAGCTACCGGCAGCGCAGTAACTCATGTCCGTAATGGTGATTTTGTTATTGTACCGTTTACGCATGGTTGTGGCCATTGTGCTGCCTGTAAGGCAGGTTTTGATGGTAATTGTCAGAATAAAGAAGATGAGCGCAATGGCGGGTATCAGGGTGAATATCTGCGCTTTACTAATGCAGACTGGGCTTTGGTGAAAATTCCCGGTCAGCCGCAGGATTATTCAGATGCTGTTTTAAATTCGTTACTTACCTTGGCCGATGTTATGGCTACCGGTTATCATGCTGCTGCCAGTGCTGAAGTAAAGCCGGGAGATACGGTAGTGGTGATGGGCGATGGAGCGGTTGGGTTGTGCGCAGTCATCGCGGCGAAACTGCGCGGCGCTGAACGAATTATTGCGATGAGCCGTCATCCTGACCGGGCAAAACTGGCAGAGGAGTTCGGAGCAACTGATATTGTGCCTGAGCGTGGCGATGAAGCGGTAGAAAAAGTATTGTCGCTTACCCGGCAGGCTGGTGCTGATGCAGTATTGGAGTGTGTGGGAACTCAGCAATCACTGCAAACAGCAGTTGCAGTAGCCCGTCCTGGAGCGATTGTTGGTTGTGTTGGTATACAGCATGACACAGAAATTAAAACCAGCGATGTTTTCTGGCGGAATATTGGATTACGCGGCGGTATTGCCAGTGTCACCACTTATGATAAAAATTTATTACTGCAAGCTGTGTTAAATGAAGAAATTCAGCCGGGGAAAGTATTTACCCATCGGTTTGATTTAACCGATATTCAGGCTGCCTATCAGGCTATGGATCAGCGTCAGGCGATTAAATCATTAGTTATTGTCAGCCATGAATAATAGATAACTCCCGCAGCTTAACAAGCTGCGGGAGTTATCTGTATGAACAGCAAAGCTTATTCTACCGGTCTGATCAGAAAATGCCTTTCATACCTTCCGGTGTATAGCGTTCTCCCTGAATATTGATATGATTTTTCAGCTCATTCAATGTCTGAATATCTGCTGTATCCATTTTTAACTGGCAAGCCTGATTATTTTCATTCAGGTATTTTTCACTTTTGGTTCCCGGTATCGGTACAATATGTTCCCATTGAGCAAGCAGCCAGGCCAGTGCGATTTGACCCATAGTGCAATTATATTTAACAGTCATGGGTTCTAATGCCTGAAG includes these proteins:
- a CDS encoding lactate permease LctP family transporter, with the translated sequence MHQWVQSYSALGNSIYLTLLAALLPIIFFFAALTVLRMKGHVAGAITLILSIIVAVAAYKMPVALALSSALYGFFYGLWPIAWIIITAVFLYNLTVKSGQFDIIRSSILSITKDQRLQLLLIGFCFGSFLEGAAGFGAPVAISAALLVGLGFKPLYAAGLCLIADTAPVAFGALGIPILVGGQVSGIDPFHIGQLAGRQLPMMSVVIPFYLIFIMDGMRGIRQTWPALLVSGVSFAATQFITANFVGPELPDVTSALVSMVCLALFLRVWQPKQIFTFSGMQQPEKQRGTSEYCAKQIALAWSPFIILTVCVAVWTIKPLQEWFNSFSLIKIQWPWLDNLVIKTAPIVTENTPIAAEFKLNLLGAVGTSILLAAIISILLLKIKPRLAVDTFKHTLYDLRYPVLSIGLVLAFAYVVNYSGLSSTLALALADTGKAFPFFSPFLGWVGVFLTGSDTSANALFGALQANTAMQVGMDPVLAVAVNSVGGVTGKMISPQSIAIACAAVGLAGKESDLFRFTVRHSLLFCVIAGLFTVVQTYLLPWTLILF
- a CDS encoding inorganic phosphate transporter: MSASSKTSKVSKILFLLILMGGLAYAGVCIYHDLQGIPTSSLLVYALLTVALLIALAFEFVNGFHDTANAVASVIYTRSLKPNTAVIWSGTFNFLGVMLSTGAVAYGVISLLPVELILHMGSDVGYAMIFALLSAAIIWNLSTWWLGLPASSSHTLIGSIIGVGVANQLMSAHQGTSGVSWNQVINVGESLLFSPLLGFILAALLLILSKKLLRIPALYKAPENDMPPPWPIRLLLIFTCTTVSFAHGSNDGQKGMGLIMLILIGTVPMAYALNHTVPKEEWAKFSAHSVAAQKTIHDLLPAGFVLQQGTDVRAQVTALVENKQGTPQQLDALAQLVEIVAHDVSKSDSLRNLPPEQVGNIRNDMYLVSESMTLLQKNALVHQYSLNPIQMDSLKTYHTSIDHATKYIPVWVKVLVALALGLGTLVGWKRIVVTVGEKIGKTHLSYAQGASAELVTAALIFAADRFGLPVSTTHVLTSGIAGTMAANKSGLQKSTIRNLVMAWVLTLPVSILLAGGLFWFFRMIF
- a CDS encoding polyamine ABC transporter substrate-binding protein, whose amino-acid sequence is MKKLLVLSAIVSLLIVACSDAGTANKDAASNTSNNGVMNPTDQLNIYNWSDYVDPDTVKNFEKENNIKVRYDYYDSNETLEAKILIGRSGYDLVVPSIANVGREIKAGAYRPVDKSQLSYYNNIDPNLLKMMDKVDPGNKYAVPYFWGINTIGINTAMVEKALDGKLPDNLWDLVFNPEYTHKLKNCGISLFDSPTELYPLALHYLGKDPNSSEPDDIRAATNLIKSVRNDVKRFSSSGYIDDMARGDLCVATGYGGDLNIAKKRAEDAKSGVHLQVLAPKEGVGIWVDSFMIPKDAQNVANALKYINYTLEPKVAAKNGNYVTFAPASKPARALMRSEISSDPSIFPTQEVLDKSFIVSPKSQDAVRLAVRLFQQVKAGQ
- the surE gene encoding 5'/3'-nucleotidase SurE; this translates as MKILICNDDGYLSDGIALLAQVASKFAEIRVVAPESDQSGVSNSFTLNRPLSIKKAANGFYYVNGTPTDCIHVAMHTMTDFKPDLVLSGINHGANMGDDVLYSGTVAAATEAFLMGIPALAFSINDRSGEYWATAEKAVMTILEKVCVHPPVEPVLWNVNIPAVKAESVQGYRVAKLGRRHHDQCIVPYSSPRGETLYWIGGVGAADTRWQETDFSDNEAGFITITPLSLDLTNYQQMGAVSTFLHDIQW
- a CDS encoding protein-L-isoaspartate(D-aspartate) O-methyltransferase translates to MVTEVGQGVSWTGYEFRRARMVERLKQMGITRAEVLAAMSAVPRHVFVEEALRSHAYDDMSLPLGLGQTISQPYTVAVMTQLLFARRPIQNNLRILEIGTGCGYQTAILQALGLREIYSIERLRPLHERAKQNLRAVRLLAHARLVCGDGYLGLPQEAPFDGIILTAAPKEVPLPLLQQLSIGGRMVLPLDEGGVQFLWVIDKTAEGFQETCVQQTLFVPLVNDN
- a CDS encoding zinc-dependent alcohol dehydrogenase family protein, encoding MKVAVFVEPRKVAIREMEKPVIQKSTDAIIRIVRACVCGSDLWWYRGISTCEPERIVGHEAIGVVEATGSAVTHVRNGDFVIVPFTHGCGHCAACKAGFDGNCQNKEDERNGGYQGEYLRFTNADWALVKIPGQPQDYSDAVLNSLLTLADVMATGYHAAASAEVKPGDTVVVMGDGAVGLCAVIAAKLRGAERIIAMSRHPDRAKLAEEFGATDIVPERGDEAVEKVLSLTRQAGADAVLECVGTQQSLQTAVAVARPGAIVGCVGIQHDTEIKTSDVFWRNIGLRGGIASVTTYDKNLLLQAVLNEEIQPGKVFTHRFDLTDIQAAYQAMDQRQAIKSLVIVSHE